The following proteins are encoded in a genomic region of Salminus brasiliensis chromosome 17, fSalBra1.hap2, whole genome shotgun sequence:
- the LOC140538561 gene encoding guanine nucleotide-binding protein subunit alpha-14-like: MGGCWRWCYRTCTCCLSEDERTSIAVDNEIRKILAKQKKKERKEIKVLLLGTGESGKTTFIKQMRIIHGKGYTEQDRRPFAKLVFQNIFTAARAMTMAMSTLKIPYANQQNEMYAQLVQDVDIHQVAKLERRHVDAIQRLWADSGLKICYGRRREYQLLDSTEYFMTNLDRIAAPDYVPSAQDVLRVRFPTTGINDYSFEVEKITLRIVDVGGQKSERRKWIHCFENVTSLIFLASLSEYDQLLEENNRDNRMEESLMLFYTTIHSPWFANASIILFLNKKDILAEKIKTSDLRDYFSSFQGKRRDADDAMNFIQDMYTHQAMNQDKKSKTVYTHFTCATDTTNIRNVFNDVKDTVLIKSLQEYGVL; the protein is encoded by the exons ATGGGGGGCTGCTGGAGATGGTGCTACCGGACCTGCACCTGCTGCTTGTCCGAGGACGAAAGGACTTCAATCGCTGTAGACAACGAAATAAGAAAAATCTTGgcaaagcagaaaaagaaagagcgCAAAGAGATAAAAGTGCTTCTGTTGG GCACCGGAGAAAGTGGGAAAACCACTTTTATCAAGCAGATGAGGATAATCCATGGAAAGGGCTACACAGAGCAGGACAGACGCCCGTTTGCCAAACTGGTTTTCCAGAACATCTTCACTGCTGCGAGGGCCATGACAATGGCCATGTCAACCCTCAAGATCCCCTATGCCAACCAGCAGAACGAG ATGTATGCACAGTTGGTTCAAGATGTAGACATTCATCAGGTGGCAAAACTTGAGCGTAGACACGTAGACGCCATTCAGCGCCTGTGGGCAGACTCCGGCCTTAAAATCTGTTACGGCCGACGACGAGAGTACCAGCTGCTGGACTCCACGGAATA CTTCATGACGAACCTGGACCGCATCGCAGCTCCAGATTATGTCCCCTCAGCCCAGGATGTGCTGCGGGTGCGTTTTCCGACCACAGGCATCAACGACTACTCGTTTGAAGTGGAGAAGATCACGCTCAG GATTGTAGATGTGGGGGGACAGAAGTCCGAGAGGCGGAAGTGGATCCACTGCTTTGAGAATGTGACGTCGCTCATCTTCCTGGCCTCTCTCAGCGAGTACGATCAGCTCCTGGAGGAGAACAACCGGGAT AATCGAATGGAGGAGAGTCTAATGCTGTTCTACACCACCATCCACTCACCCTGGTTCGCCAATGCCTCCATCATCCTCTTCCTCAACAAAAAGGACATCCTAGCTGAGAAAATCAAGACGTCAGACTTGCGTGATTACTTCTCCAGTTTCCAAG GCAAGAGGCGGGACGCAGATGATGCCATGAATTTCATCCAAGACATGTATACACATCAAGCCATGAACCAGGACAAGAAGAGCAAGACCGTCTACACTCACTTCACTTGCGCCACAGACACCACCAACATCCGCAACGTCTTCAATGACGTTAAAGATACAGTGCTGATCAAGTCTCTGCAGGAGTATGGAGTGCTGTGA